In Acidobacteriota bacterium, one DNA window encodes the following:
- a CDS encoding nuclear transport factor 2 family protein, which translates to MRRIVLVAVLAAALGAACSQSAETPFGQQDAARIRQRTQEFAQAFNAKDMRKLLSIYSGETAFMPPNAPTLRGRDAVGDFYKGMFDEGAGELSLESKDVGGHGQLAFESGTFSLTRRPPSGPETRDRGKYLFIWRFNRAQNAWLIDYTIWSSDLPERVEISSD; encoded by the coding sequence ATGCGAAGGATCGTGCTTGTGGCCGTACTGGCCGCCGCCCTCGGGGCGGCGTGCTCGCAGTCGGCCGAAACCCCATTCGGACAGCAGGACGCGGCGCGGATCCGGCAGCGCACCCAGGAATTCGCCCAGGCGTTCAACGCGAAGGATATGCGGAAGCTGCTCTCCATTTACTCGGGAGAGACAGCGTTCATGCCGCCGAACGCGCCGACGCTTCGCGGCCGCGACGCCGTCGGCGATTTCTACAAGGGGATGTTCGACGAGGGGGCCGGCGAACTCTCCCTCGAGTCCAAGGACGTTGGCGGTCACGGTCAACTCGCGTTCGAGAGCGGGACCTTCTCGCTGACGCGCCGCCCTCCATCCGGGCCGGAAACCCGCGACCGGGGGAAGTACCTGTTCATCTGGCGGTTCAACCGCGCGCAGAACGCGTGGCTGATCGACTATACGATCTGGAGCAGCGATCTGCCCGAGCGCGTG